A region from the Mesomycoplasma hyopneumoniae J genome encodes:
- a CDS encoding dUTP diphosphatase, translating into MTKKLAKNKKYAIIYIYYRLFQNFFLMTLDLKLIFEKQKILDNLFAEYSSHNDLESGIDSKWEDKVIIAAIVEIAEFANEIESFKYWKVNKKSNYEKTIEEFVDAIHFLVSACIHFKTKQIFETKFVQNKDINNQFKRVFILASQFLLEKNQKILIELFEFFLGFIEILNWNIDQVTQAYLEKYAKNLERIKNQY; encoded by the coding sequence TTGACAAAAAAACTTGCAAAAAATAAAAAATATGCTATAATTTATATTTATTATAGATTATTTCAAAACTTTTTCCTTATGACTTTAGATTTAAAACTCATTTTTGAAAAACAAAAAATTCTAGACAATCTTTTTGCTGAATATAGTTCTCATAATGATTTAGAATCCGGAATTGATTCAAAATGAGAGGACAAAGTCATAATCGCTGCAATTGTAGAAATTGCCGAATTTGCCAACGAAATTGAAAGTTTTAAATATTGAAAAGTTAATAAAAAATCAAATTATGAAAAAACTATTGAAGAATTTGTTGATGCAATTCACTTTTTAGTTTCAGCTTGTATTCATTTTAAAACAAAACAAATTTTTGAAACAAAATTTGTTCAAAATAAAGATATTAATAATCAATTTAAACGGGTTTTTATCTTAGCTTCTCAATTTTTACTAGAAAAAAATCAAAAAATTTTAATAGAATTATTTGAATTTTTCCTAGGTTTTATCGAAATACTAAACTGAAATATTGATCAAGTAACACAAGCATACCTTGAAAAATATGCAAAAAATCTTGAAAGAATAAAAAATCAATATTAA